A single window of Dermochelys coriacea isolate rDerCor1 chromosome 2, rDerCor1.pri.v4, whole genome shotgun sequence DNA harbors:
- the ZHX2 gene encoding zinc fingers and homeoboxes protein 2, whose protein sequence is MASKRKSTTPCMLRTPELMEQAVPEDGEVLKERGAGTPQQDSNDGWAADTESSVKECEVVDGKAPVENQSKKPQGGYECKYCPYSTQNLNEFTEHVDTQHPNVILNPLYVCAECNFTTKKYDSLSDHNTKYHPGENNFKLKLIKRNNQTVLEQSIETTNNVFTVTNSGLENAECDEALHGEINVSKTPIMKQGKPKVETKKGPKKTEEGGMENHVDGTLPRVITETTESIACINGADLLHDVLAHVMPSVQLPPNINLVPKVPVPLNSTKYNCALDTNATMINSFNKFPYPTQAELSWLTAASKHPEEQIRIWFATQRLKHGISWSPEEVEEARKKMFNGTIQSVPQTITVLPAHLTAAKMPQPIIQTALPCQILGQTGLVLTQVSNGSTVSCSPITLAVAANHGQKRTIHTLSGAPEVKRPHVVHVPEVSPKLNAAPLTPTNDRKKTKEQIAELKASFIMSQFPDDAEVYRLIEVTGLSRSEIKKWFSDHRYRSQRGIVHITSESIAKDQLAIAAARHGRTYHTYADFTPQRFKEKTQEQLRILEESFLRSSFPTQGELDRLRVETKLSRREVDSWFSERRKLRDSMEQAVLDSMGSNKKNKDQGLHNGTISQSELLKSSQLPSSLSGSESSIAFNKKNQEQIHLLKSTFARTQWPSPQEYDQLAAQTGLTRTEIVRWFKENRSSLRTGTLKWIDRYQQQYTVDGHNEQNQKKGSKQNESPKNSNQVSRQHYQEHKKLNEENLGKLVMRSTRDYDPPKDSLLGNQTEDRLECNSQDGHGSEENEDAGDVNWVEVTVGDDDAVSDCTDSWSQTAPEGQAELADFDSESVSGDNSHI, encoded by the coding sequence ATGGCTAGCAAAAGAAAGTCAACAACTCCATGTATGCTGCGAACACCTGAACTAATGGAGCAGGCTGTTCCTGAGGATggagaagtcttaaaagaaagGGGTGCTGGCACTCCCCAGCAAGATTCTAACGATGGCTGGGCTGCTGATACAGAAAGCTCTGTAAAAGAATGTGAAGTGGTGGATGGGAAAGCCCCAGTTGAGAATCAATCCAAGAAACCCCAAGGTGGTTATGAATGTAAATACTGTCCCTATTCAACGCAAAACCTAAATGAATTTACAGAGCATGTTGACACACAGCACCCAAACGTAATCCTCAACCCTCTCTACGTGTGTGCTGAATGTAACTTTACAACCAAAAAATATGATTCCTTATCTGATCACAACACAAAATATCACCCGGGAGAGAataattttaaactgaaattaatcAAACGCAATAATCAGACTGTGTTAGAGCAATCCATTGAGACAACGAATAATGTTTTCACTGTCACAAACAGTGGATTAGAAAATGCAGAGTGTGATGAAGCTCTTCATGGTGAGATCAATGTAAGTAAAACCCCAATCATGAAACAGGGAAAGCCTAAAGTGGAGACCAAGAAGGGTCCCAAAAAGACAGAAGAGGGAGGTATGGAAAACCATGTGGATGGGACACTCCCCCGTGTCATTACAGAAACCACTGAATCTATTGCTTGTATCAATGGAGCTGACCTTCTTCATGATGTATTGGCTCATGTTATGCCCTCTGTACAGCTGCCACCAAATATCAACCTTGTCCCCAAGGTTCCGGTCCCTCTGAACAGTACCAAGTACAACTGTGCACTGGACACTAATGCAACCATGATCAACTCCTTTAATAAATTTCCTTACCCAACCCAAGCAGAGCTGTCATGGTTGACAGCAGCATCAAAACATCCAGAGGAGCAAATCCGAATCTGGTTTGCTACCCAGCGTTTGAAGCATGGAATAAGTTGGTCTCCAGAAGAGGTAGAAGAGGCAAGAAAGAAGATGTTTAATGGAACCATCCAGTCAGTACCCCAAACCATCACTGTCCTGCCAGCTCATCTGACAGCTGCAAAAATGCCACAGCCAATTATCCAAACAGCTTTGCCTTGCCAGATACTCGGCCAGACTGGCCTGGTTTTGACTCAAGTGTCAAATGGATCAACAGTTTCTTGCTCACCCATTACACTTGCTGTAGCTGCTAATCACGGACAGAAACGGACAATACATACCTTATCAGGTGCCCCAGAAGTCAAGCGTCCACATGTAGTTCATGTGCCTGAGGTCTCACCCAAGCTGAATGCTGCACCACTGACGCCAACAAATGACCGAAAAAAGACCAAGGAACAGATAGCAGAACTAAAGGCTAGTTTTATCATGAGCCAATTTCCTGATGATGCAGAAGTCTACAGGCTAATAGAAGTAACCGGTCTCTCCAGAAGCGAGATCAAGAAGTGGTTCAGTGATCACAGATACAGAAGTCAAAGGGGCATTGTTCACATCACTAGTGAATCTATAGCAAAAGATCAGTTAGCCATTGCAGCTGCACGGCACGGGCGTACATACCACACATACGCAGATTTCACACCCCAGAGGTTCAAAGAGAAAACACAAGAGCAGCTTAGAATTCTTGAAGAAAGTTTTCTTAGAAGCTCTTTTCCAACCCAAGGAGAATTGGACAGGCTTAGGGTGGAAACCAAGCTGAGTAGAAGAGAGGTTGATTCCTGGTTCTCTGAGAGGAGAAAGCTAAGGGATAGCATGGAACAAGCTGTCTTGGACTCTATGGgatccaacaaaaaaaataaggaTCAGGGACTCCATAATGGTACAATAAGCCAGTCTGAGCTGCTGAAAAGCTCCCAGCTACCCAGTTCTTTGTCCGGATCTGAATCCTCCAtagcatttaacaaaaaaaaccaagagCAGATTCACCTGCTGAAGAGCACATTTGCAAGAACCCAGTGGCCATCACCCCAGGAGTATGACCAGTTAGCAGCTCAAACTGGGCTCACTAGAACTGAAATAGTCCGCTGGTTTAAGGAGAATAGATCCTCCCTAAGAACTGGGACATTAAAATGGATTGACCGATACCAACAGCAGTATACTGTTGATGGTCATAATGAGCAAAACCAGAAAAAGggatcaaaacaaaatgagagtCCAAAGAACAGCAACCAGGTGTCTCGGCAGCACTATCAGGAGCATAAAAAGCTGAACGAAGAGAACCTGGGCAAACTAGTCATGAGGTCAACAAGAGACTATGATCCACCAAAAGACTCTTTGTTAGGGAATCAAACTGAGGACAGATTGGAATGCAACAGCCAAGACGGCCATGGTAGTGAGGAAAATGAGGACGCTGGAGATGTGAACTGGGTGGAGGTGACAGTAGGGGATGATGATGCTGTCTCAGACTGTACAGACAGCTGGAGTCAAACTGCACCTGAAGGCCAAGCTGAGTTAGCAGATTTTGATTCTGAAAGTGTATCTGGAGACAATTCCCATATTTAG